The nucleotide window GGCCAGGCGCTCGGGGACCACCACCTCTGCCCGgtgctgccacagcaggggggtCACCATCAGCCCAGTGACACCCATGGCAGGCAGGTCATGGTCACCCCAAATCAGTGACAACCACAGCAGGGGGGTCACCATCAGCCCAGTGACACCCATGGCAGGCAGGTCATGGTCACCCCACATCAGTGACAACCACAGCAGGGGGGTCACCATCGGCCCAGTGACACCCATGACAGGCAGGTCATGGTCACCCCACATCAGTGACAACCACAGCAGGCAGATTGTGGCCACCCCAGTTTAGTGACGTCCATGGCAGGAGGGTCACAGTTACCCATATTCGGTGACAACCACAACAGGTGGGTTGTGGTCGCCCTGAATTTGGGGATACCCACAGGAGGAAGGTCACTGTCCCCCCAGTTTGGTGACACCCACCCTCTGTGTGGCACTGCACACCCTCCAGCCCCATTCCAAGGGAAAGGGGACCCTGTCCCTGCCCGGGCAGGACGAGTCCCGTGTCCCCCTACCTTCAGCAGGGGACTGGTCTCCACGCTGGTCTGCATGCCCGCCGTGCTGCCCACTGGCTTCTTCTCCCCACTgacctggggggacacaggcaCTGGGACACGGCCCCTCCTGAGCCCCCCGagtcccaaatcccacccaaatcccGTGCCAGCCCCTCACCACCAGGACGAGGACGCGGAGCTCCGGCCAGTGCGTCTCGGGGGCcacctgcagggccaggctgtcGGTGCCATCGGGGCGCTCCCCGCGCTGCCACTGCACGAAGCCACCGAACATGCTGCGGCAGGCACTGCCCGAGCCCCGCCGCGCCACCTCGGacagctcctcctccagcccgTAGAGCCGGGCCAGCGCCGACACTGCggggacaggcacaggggacagccctgtcacccctcctgctgccaccacagagctgggccagcaCCAACACTGACAGGAcaggcagaggggacagccctgtcacccctcccagcccagaggggaCAGCCGAGGGTTGGGTTGGCCCCAGACGCACCCAGGCAGGCGtagccagcagcagaggaggcGAGCCCGGCGGCCGTGGGGAAGTTGTTCTCGGAGGCGATGTGGATCTTGTAGGAGAGGCTGAGAGCGGCCGCGTCCTCACCGCCCCCGCGGCGCTTCCGTGCCAGGCGCCGCACTGCGGGGACAGTGGGGTCAGGGACAGAGGGGTCAGTGGGGTCAGGGACAGTAGGGACAGAGGGatcagggacagtggggacagcaggaaaaGAGGGGTCAGGGAGagcggggacaggggacagtggcgttggggacagcagggacagcggaatcagggacagcagggacagggacagtggggacagcaggaacagcagagacagcaggacaggacaTCAGGAGACAGTGAGGACAGTGACAGCGGAGACAGCAGCaacagtggggacagcagggacagccccggtCAGGGGACGCTCACCCTCGCGCAGACAGGCCTGGACCCGCGGGTGCCCCACGTCCGCCTCCTTCCCGTTGAGCCACAGCCGGTCCTCTGTGAAATCCCGGCTGGCGGCTGCCGTCGTGGTGGTCTTGAGCTGTGGGGAGAGAGGGATGGGGCTCAGCACCCCTGGGGGCTGGTCCTAAACCTGGTCCTGGTCCTAAACCTGGTGCTGGTCCTGATCCTAAACCCGATCCTGGCCCTGGTGCTGACCCACCTGGTCCTGGTGCAGTGTCACGCTCAGGGAGGAGTTGATGGGCAAGATGAGGTCGGTGTCTCGCTTGCCCCCTGCAAGAGAGCACGGCATGGCACGGCTTGGAATGGCACGAAATGGCTAGGAATGGCATGAAAGCTCGATGGCACTGATGGACCAGCAAAGCATAGCATGGCACAGCCAGGAATGGCACGGAATAGCCAGGAATGGCATGGCTAGAAATGGCATGGCACAGCCGGGAATGGCATGGCATGGCTAGGAGAGGCATGGAACAGTTCAGAATGGCACCGGTGGACACAAAGCAAAGCATGGCATAGCAGCGCTTGGCACGGCATGGCACGGCTTGGAATGGCACGGCACGGAACAGCACGGCAAGAAGGGACAcagtgcagcccagcccagcccgacCCGGCCCGACCCGGCGGGACACGgcacacccagcccagcccggagCCCGTGTCCGCCCCGGCCGTGTC belongs to Agelaius phoeniceus isolate bAgePho1 chromosome 12, bAgePho1.hap1, whole genome shotgun sequence and includes:
- the MVD gene encoding diphosphomevalonate decarboxylase — protein: MAAERALTMATCTAPVNIAVIKYWGKRDTDLILPINSSLSVTLHQDQLKTTTTAAASRDFTEDRLWLNGKEADVGHPRVQACLREVRRLARKRRGGGEDAAALSLSYKIHIASENNFPTAAGLASSAAGYACLVSALARLYGLEEELSEVARRGSGSACRSMFGGFVQWQRGERPDGTDSLALQVAPETHWPELRVLVLVVSGEKKPVGSTAGMQTSVETSPLLKHRAEVVVPERLAQMMQHIRDRDFEGFGQLAMRDSNQFHATCLDTFPPIFYLTDVSRHIIALAHRYNAHHGHTKVAYTFDAGPNAVIFALADTVAEFVEVVRRSFPPATNGDQFVRGLPLGSAVLPPELEAAVLTEPVPGAVQYILHTKPGPGPQLVDDPSQHLLGPDGLPRSRA